From a region of the Nitrospiraceae bacterium genome:
- the rplE gene encoding 50S ribosomal protein L5, whose product MPRMRDAYRDRVVPALMKEFGYQNPMQVPRLNRIVLNVGMGEAIQNVKLLESAATELGMITGQKPVITRAKKAIAGFKLRQGMPIGAKVTLRSRRMWEFLDRLVTLALPRIRDFRGISPKAFDGRGNYTLGLKEQLIFPEIEYDGIASIHGMDITFVTTAQTNDEGKALLKHLGMPFRT is encoded by the coding sequence ATTCCCCGGATGCGTGATGCCTATCGCGATCGTGTGGTTCCGGCCTTGATGAAGGAATTCGGATATCAGAATCCGATGCAAGTGCCGCGGCTCAATCGAATCGTACTCAACGTCGGGATGGGCGAGGCTATTCAGAACGTGAAGCTTCTGGAGAGCGCCGCGACGGAGTTGGGCATGATCACCGGGCAAAAGCCCGTCATCACCCGCGCGAAGAAGGCCATTGCCGGATTCAAGTTGCGGCAGGGGATGCCGATCGGCGCCAAGGTTACGCTGCGAAGCCGAAGAATGTGGGAGTTTCTGGACCGTCTGGTTACGCTCGCGTTGCCACGAATCCGAGATTTTCGGGGCATCTCGCCGAAGGCCTTCGATGGTCGTGGGAATTATACCCTGGGCCTCAAGGAGCAGCTGATTTTCCCTGAAATCGAATACGATGGAATCGCATCGATTCATGGGATGGACATCACGTTCGTCACCACTGCTCAAACGAATGACGAGGGAAAGGCGTTGCTCAAACATTTGGGCATGCCATTCCGGACATAA
- the rplX gene encoding 50S ribosomal protein L24, translated as MALIKTKIRKGDTVIVVTGRERGKSGKVLSVDRVKGKVVVEKLNMIKRHTKPNQQLKQGGIIERESPLEISNVMFLCPVTHKPTRLGVKRQDDGRRARLSKKSKELVE; from the coding sequence ATGGCACTCATCAAGACAAAAATTCGGAAAGGTGACACGGTTATCGTGGTTACCGGACGGGAGCGCGGGAAGTCGGGCAAGGTGCTCTCGGTCGATCGTGTGAAGGGCAAGGTTGTCGTGGAAAAGCTGAACATGATCAAGCGCCACACCAAGCCGAACCAACAGCTCAAGCAAGGTGGCATCATCGAGAGGGAGTCCCCACTGGAGATCTCGAACGTGATGTTCCTCTGTCCCGTCACCCACAAGCCGACGCGACTCGGTGTGAAGCGTCAGGACGATGGGCGTCGTGCAAGACTGAGCAAGAAGTCTAAAGAACTGGTCGAATAG
- the rplN gene encoding 50S ribosomal protein L14, whose product MIQNYTYMDVADNSGAKQVMCFHVLGGSRRRYGSLGDIVVVTVKEAIPQATVKKGDVSRAVIVRTTKEVRRDDGSYIKFDRNACVLINAQGEPVGTRIFGPVARELRWKKFMKIISLAPEVL is encoded by the coding sequence ATGATTCAGAATTACACATACATGGACGTGGCCGATAATTCCGGCGCCAAGCAGGTCATGTGCTTTCACGTGCTTGGCGGCTCGCGGCGGCGGTACGGCTCGCTTGGCGACATCGTGGTGGTGACCGTCAAGGAGGCCATTCCTCAGGCCACCGTGAAAAAAGGGGACGTCAGCCGTGCTGTGATCGTCCGGACCACGAAAGAGGTCAGACGGGATGACGGGTCGTACATCAAGTTCGACCGCAACGCGTGCGTGCTGATCAATGCGCAGGGCGAGCCGGTGGGGACGCGTATTTTCGGTCCTGTCGCTCGTGAGCTTCGCTGGAAGAAGTTCATGAAGATCATCTCCCTCGCGCCAGAAGTTCTGTAG